AGAAGTTTTAAgtgtaaacaataaaaaaatctggaaagaGGAAGGAAAGGatataattgtaaaaattacggATCTGGAGGATCTGGAAAAACTGTGAGATGGGCCAGGTTCATCTCCGTCAACGACATGTCTGAGGCGGTTATCCGAAACTCTTCGCATGAGCATGGGAAGACGTCGCCCCATTTCTTGCAAagcatatttaatttttctcacGGTTTCGGCGTAGTTTTCTTTCGGTTTGCTCGCAGCCATTCTCGcgattataataattttatttaaacaatctGAAAGAGAACCAAGTTGaaagtaacaaaaaatatacagaaaaACGTCCCGAGGGGTATCTGGAAAGTGATTGGCTTTGCGCTAATCCAACAATTAACCTAACAAATGTTTGTTATTAACAATACACGAAACTTACATCGGAGTCTTGGCGTTGTCTTCtgataatttcttttaatcTAGGCAAGCCACGTTTTCCATTTCCGTTAGGATCCATTCTGAAATAACCACCattaagaaatttaacatttctttcatttataCACAAATTGCAAACCAAGAATTTTATGACAGTTAAACAATTTCCTCCATTATTACTGACGTATATTGACCCGGACCCTGAACGCCATCTGTCAACCAAAATTCGAAAGCACTTTCAGCCCAAAAGAACAgttatttccaaaaaatataattctaaaacaaaaattgaaatcatgattaaaaaataaatattcgatcacgcaaaaatttcatatctGCGCGCCAACAAAATTCATGGAAAAATTATCTGTTCATCGAATCTTTTAACTTCCCTGTACTTGGGAATACCCCACTGAGCATCTTAGCAACAAAAACAAGACttgagttaattttttttttacttttttctcttgttttatgacgaattttttgttatatcGATAATAACTAACACGATTTTGGTTATGTAAAGGATAgggcatattattaaaaaaaaataggttttttaGATCTAATGGGTACAGTTTATTATGATATTATCTCTACATTATTTGGCATCAAATGAAATCCAAGATGTATGGGATTGTATGGGATCTAAATCTGTAATATATTTACACGGGTAACCTGCAACAGCCCAACACCATTTAACTTAAAACTAGAGGCCAAGTTCAGTTGTATCGTTTTAGTcgtcaaaaatgaaaaattcgtATCCATTCGATAAATGACGATGATGTTTCTGGAATGAAATGGAACTAAGGCcacttttaaaatataatactATACAATAACAGGGCTACAAAATAtatactatttacaaaacatatttaacaaataagaattttgGGTTTATAGTGTGCACTTTTAAGTGGTGCAATCCTaagctttttatttattttctaacaacAACGACAAGGCTACTTCCGTTAACAATTATTGTACAACTACCTGAACAACAGTTAaccatttatatgaaatccaAAACATGTTAAAAATACTATTGTCATATATATTTATAATATATACATATaatataaattgtgtatataAATTACGTCTTTACATCTCCAGGACGCGGTTTCGTTAGGTAAGTTTCAGTGGAGTATTTTattgtataacaattttagGTCCTAGAGATGTCTGAAGACAAGCCACATGGCAGTTAAGCCGACAGTTGCGGACCTGACAGAAATGTAGATGgcggtataaaaaaaaaaatttatagttATCACAAGAACCTGCCATCGTAAAAAATATTCTGTGCAGGTGCAATACTGAGCTATATGTGGAAGGCATAACTAAAGGGTGATTATCGAATGTTGAAGTGAACACACAACAATCTCCCAAATTTATTCGGTAGCGCTAATTGTAATAGTTTTTCCTTTGGGGTCATCAAAGCGATCCATCGTTTTAATATCCATCATCATTGTAAGACCGAAAGTTATGATCAGTAACAGAATAAATGTTACAAACAAACCAGACCATATAGGAACTGAGGTGAAACCGACACAATTGTAAGCATCACCGAAAGTGGCATTTGGGACGAATGGCTGAATCTGTAAGATTAtgtgagattttttttttttttttgtcataaaGAAACAATACCTGAAAACCTGGTAACAACAGCGATATATCACGACGTTCGTTTGTCAAATTAAAGCCTCCACAATGGTATGAAAATCCAAACGGTGCAAAGTAGTCCTTGCTAActttcaaaacaattttttggcgGTTATAAGTTGTGGCAATTGAATTTATGTACCAATAACGAGTGCTGTTACTAAATGTTATTACAATCCTAAAATGTTACATTAAAATACCTGCATTACTTTTAAGTGGCTAAAATTTACTCAATTTCTAAATCATCTGAATCGTGTTTTACAGATACAGTGTAATTATCACTTCCAGATACTGTTACTTCGAAGTCCTTTGTTATATTGATCCTAAAAAcacatcaataaaaaatggaagaatTTTACTAAATCAGTAGGTGTACTTTTTTGAATCATTCCTTGAAGAAAACTCTCCATTACTAGTTAAATATAAGAGAACATTgtctttattaaatataattcCAGTGTCTTCCTTGTCTTCTGCAGGCTCTTGAAGCAAACTTCGCAATTTTCTGTGAGTGACCTCCTCAGGTGCCACCTAAAATgggtaattttacaaaaaattaatctctACTTCAGATCTTTTTTATACCCATGAAGTGTGGTGTGCAGTGTATATaactaaaacatttttatgctGTTGAAGAATGTCCTTATAAATGGAAACAATATCAGAATCTAGAAAAAGTCGATTAAGTGATGTACACTTTTGTTGTTCAAAACCGACCGTGACGTTTTAGCATATGAAATCGTTGTTCATCATCTTTGGCATCATTTAAATCAATgatcaaaatgtttttcttagGCACATCAGAAGTACTCAGCAAGGACGCAATGGACAACTCAGTGACGTCCTTATCAAGCTGCTTGATAGCCCCGATTGGATTTTGTACATAAGGCTTGTATGTGACGTGCTGTTTCTGTTTTTTCAACTCGTAAAGTTTTGGGAACGCTGTTTCACCGTTTTGGTCATGTTGAGCAAAATCTTCAGGACTCAACTAGAAAACTCTAATAAACTGACGTCTCCAATTTGACAAAATCAGACTCACAGTGTGTTCCGCGAACACAAGAACGTAAGGATCGTCCTTTAAATATTCTAAAAGTGTGTCTTTAAACGAATCTTCGCTGATTTTGTGCAAAGCAGGTACATGTTCTGACATTCTGAAATAAGTCATGTGACCAGAGATTCCCAATTTTTTACGATTTTCACAATTAGACGTTCACCCTCAAAACGTGTGCCCCAACGGGTTCGATTTGGGGCACACGTACGAAATTATCTCTCGactacaaataaaatttaacttaCTTGTTTGTCCCCCACATGTAAACAGGTACAAATTCCGCACATTCACCACAATTAGTGCCTAATACTGCTAATATTAAAGGTAAAAAGAACTTGTGGAAGGCCATACTgctaaaactaaaaatttttcaCGACTTTACAAGATCACGTGAATTTTGGGAGTAGCGAACATTTGACAATCAGGTGAAACAAATGACTAGCCAACGACAGCGACATCGAGTCATCGAGTAACTTAGCAAATGACATAAGCGACATCTCGTAATCGAAAGATTAAGTAACCGAAGCTTTTTTACAAAGAGAGACCTTCAGAGTTTTCGCAAAATCAACACTTTGATTGTATTTCTCTTTTTTGCACTTTTTGTCTAGAATTGAGATTTATATAACCGTAAAACACAGCTGGGACAAAACTTGCAACAAACTTGCAACATGATTGAAGCCATCTGATGGTCAGTTGACGAATTTTTAGATTTGTCTCAATTTAGATGGTTAGCtgcctgtaacatttttttttaaatcttgacCAATCCTGACTTTATGttcaatgaaattttcaatttttgattaCGTTTTCGGTTCGGacgtaaaatttttgaaataattaattaattgccgATCGGTGCAGAACACTGCTAAGTGTTTTTGTAAGTTCTGCTACCAGCACGTAGAGGACGCTCGCTAGTTCTGTTGTACTGTTGTAGGAAGTTGAAAAGATCGTCGAGTCAATTTGACTTAGATGATCGATATGGCtggtttaaaaattgaatactTGAATagaacaaaaatgtatttataagttaaaaaaatattaaacattGTACAGATCTATAATATTAAGTATCACTTTTCAAATCTATGGTGCAACGGTTGGGGAAACATCAGTCTGTCCAAAGAGTGAACAAATCACAATCAATTAGTAAAAAGTTCCCAACAGTTGCATTCGAACACATTCCGATATGCTGAAGGAtacaaataaacaatactGACACTTAGACTATAGTAAACTAATAAaatgaacataaaaaaaatctgcaaacAAACACCAGCACAAACACCGAAAAAGCATAATGAACTGGTAAAGGAATGCAACATCACATCGTTATTGCTGATCAAATtgcacataaaaaataaatttaaaagaagGACCGGTGAGATCCTTTAAAGTCGActgtcaaaaattaacaaaaagaaaactttgGTGGTTTAGCATTGCAAAAGGAAAGAGCTCATCTCGTTGAATGATTCTGGAGCAAGCTATTTAGGTACTCTCTTATATACACGTAATATACACACTAAGAAGACCAAGTCTTCAGGATACATGCTAATATAGCACATTACTTTTACTTTGTACATAAAATTTGGCAAAACATGTTCAACCATACACGCACTGTATCATTTTGTACTATTTCACAAATTTTGGCACGGATATTCAAAATTCGTATTTACAATCCAACCTCTTGGAATTGGGGCGATTCTGTGGCCGCTGGCGCGTGTCCGCGTTCCAAGTTTTCGACTTTAACCTGAAGTACCGGAGTTCGCTCTCGTGTTCAGGGTGCAGCATCTCCGTGTAGGCTATGGGAACGCACAGATCTGAGTACTGCTCGAAGAAATTCTTGTAGCCTCCTTCCAACAAATACACTTCGGGGTAGTGAAGAGAGGGGTACGCGTCTTGGTTGAGTTGCCTGTCCTGCTCGCGCAAGTATCGATACCTGGGGACAAAATCGGGATCGAAAACGGTCAAAATTGATGGAACACGCCGACTTACAGGTTGGGTCCGCGCTCGCTGGAGAATTCGCAGTGGAACACCAGGATGTTGTATCTTTTGCGGGGCTCCGGACTCGATCCGTCGACGTCCTTCAGGAGTTTCGCGCACTGGTCCTTGGTGTAGATGTTGACGGCGCCGGCGATGTGCCCTCCGTCGTACTCGTACGGGTATCGGCAGTCTATCACTTTGAAAGAGGCGACGTTTCCGTTGAACTCGCCTCTGATCAGTCCCGCCAAGGTCGCCGGCGTGATAGACTTCAGATCTTGGTGCCGACCCTGCGTCAACGGCAAACAAAACGTCTTGCTGAAGTCGCCGATCAGGTCTGGTTCCACCGACGACCGCTGCACGGCGCACATGATACTCTCTTCGGTGGCGGAGATTGTGCGTTGGAGCGGCGGCCTGACGACCGTTGGCACCGACGCCTCCTCTTCGTCGTCGATCACCTTCAGCTTCTTCGTGTTGGTCGGACTGTCGAACTCTTGCGGCGGCTCCGGCCTCTTGAACGGGCGCAGATCGCCGGAATTCTTGAACAGGCAAGACCTAGCCCTACCGCTATTCGGTGTGGTCCTGTCATGTTGGAACGACAACGCTCTGCGGAACAACGGCCGGATCACCAGGTCCTTGGGCGATGTCGACTTCACCACCGTCCTCTCCTTGTTCTTGTTTTGATAAGAGAGGGGCCCACTGATCAGCTTGCTGAAATCTTGCGGCAAGTTGTCCTCCAGAGGCTCGATATCTGAGAAATCTTCGAAGTATTCGTCTTCCATCGAGCCGATCgacgccgattcgaacgagcCGCGGGAGGGTGACGCGTACGACGAGAATTTTCCACCCTCGCCATTGTAATTTGTTATGTAACCGGAGTCTCGAGAGTTCGGATCGTGGTCCTCGAGGGGCCGCCGAGTCACGATGTTGTGGTTGCAGTGGTTCGGCGAAGTCCCCGAACAGAGGGTGCTCGGAGGGCTGGAGCTTCCATAAAACGACAAGTCCTCGTTCTTCGAGGGACTCAGCGTTTGCGGGATGTTCTCCTTGTCCAAAAAGACACTTTCTCCTCTTTTCGATCTGAAACAACAACATTACATTTCATTCACGTTCGCGCTCCTCGCATCTCATTAACAATTTATTTCGTTTCCGTGACCTTCAAGCCGCCACTTGCCAATTTTAATGAGGCGGCAAAACGGGCGGTTCCGGCCCTGTCCCCTTCGTTGCAAACAGTAAAAACCGTGTTTTCCCGCTCGCACCGACCAACAACAACACTTTATTTTGAGTGTCCTTGCAACAACGTatcacccaaaaaaaaaaaacatttacgtGCCGACTATTCGATTTATTAATACCCGATCAAACTTGTTACGATAGGGGATACCGGGTTACAATCGCACAACAGGGTAAATAAAACATGACCGTCTTCGGGAGCagtacgaaaactttttttacacaatattaattattaattactgtTGTTTGTTCTTTTGAAATTTGCACTAGGCAGGATCATGCTGCAAGAAGTGACTCGAGTAATAATAATGTGGAGACAAAGGTGACAAAAAGTTTTACAGATATGATAACACTTACCTTGGGGGACACTGGCAGACTTCGCACAAATCCGTACCCATAGATTCCCACATGTTGGAGAATGTGTCTATAGGAATAGAGTTATCCTTTAAATTGTTCTTAAACTAAACACAATCAACAAGCAACTACGACGAGATACGTCCACTCAACACACACAAACCAGACTTAGTAGAAGTGAATGTAGCTTACCTCTGTCTTTATGCTATAACTGCCTGTCCCCACAACACAAACTTCGATGGTGGGGATTACACCCTACACAGCCATGAGTTAGGGCAAGGGCGCCAAAACAACGTCAAGACTGGAGGGGCGTTAGGCATGAGAAATTTCTACTCGTACCCTTTCCttatttttggaaataaatacaaaaccGGACCGACCTGTACTAGTTCAAAAAGCCAACAAATCACAACCgaaattcgaattttttcagGTACGTCAAGTTTTTTCTAACCtcattattttacaaaaattaaaaacacgtTTACGATCATTTTTGTCACACGTTTTTACAAAGCGAGTAAAATGTATCTGTCTACgattacaataaattatattttcatcCGTTTGCCTCGATAAACTATTCAAGCCCACGTATGTTAAACTACAAATAATACTGAACCATTTCTTGGAACAAATTTACATCAGTAGCTATTTTGACCTGGGAATTGTTCAATTTTTAGCAGCTTTACTGTTAcgcaaatacaaaaattagagTCGCTACtgcgaattttaatttttttaaattataaaattaaatatcgaGTTCAATAACGCAACTCTCCAAAATTTGACGATTTGAATttcagtttcaaaattttgattctTCGTTACTACAAGCTCCTGGCAATTGGTGTACATTTGAACAGGatgtcccatcacttgtgtcaagtaggaaaatgactttaaaactaaattatatttacatAATATGAAGGCAtaatagatgcataaatactgttcaccgccacaaaaattgttaaaagcacgcgaaaaactatcacttaaaaaattaaattttgttcgatgcagttcaaatttagtatatgttatgaaaaaactatagagaaataaaatccgtgattacaattcaattaaaatgttttgatgtaaagatattaggttaaattaatttgggccgttctactttttgaaaatttatggaTTTATGAGGGATTGCAGTTTGTCTATCGCCGTAACACAGGCAGGTACCGCTGAAACCCTCTTGCTGAAAAAAGCAATAACCACAAACTTAACTTTGTCTgccataaattttcataaagtagaagtaagtgatagtttttttgcCTGCTGTACGTAggagttttaaagtcattttcctacttgacacaagtgatgggacagcctgtataatttGTTGAGTCTTTACTGATTTTATTGAATTATAAAATGCAGTATAAGAgttaaatttcgaaaattttcgtttgaaTTGGTATAACATCGGCAAAAACAACCCACAACGTTATCTCTACCTGATAAgtgaatttatttacaatctCGCGTCTTGTTTTGTGGCGTTTATATCAACTTTGGCAAAATGAGAACGACGTCTGTTTCTTGAATAACACATAAATAATTCCGACGCGTTGATTGTCAGTTGTAAGATAATGAGATCAAAAATGGTGGTCGGCTTTTATGAGTCACAAGAGAAAAATATTGAGGGCTTAAGTTACCACTTGGTTTGACAAGTTGGCACCATTGTGACACATCGATTTCTATTGGGCATGGAGTTTGAGGGTGTTACTCTTGAGAGAAAAATCTTTGTAAGATAAGTACAGAATGTGTCGAATCTGCAGCAAATGATCTGCAGGTGAGACGCCTCTGAAATATGAATATGACTTTATCAGAGTGAGTCGTAATGCACGCCCCTGATAGGAAGAGATCGGAGAGAAGGATCATTCGCGTGAGAATAATGTGTTCCCTGTATGTGACATGGGAACTCTTCGAACAATTGGGTCATTGTGCGAAATGCTGCGCCGACTGGCTACAGACAGGGAATTTTACCTTTATCCCGGCAAATTGCCGACGTTCCCACTACGTGTACCTGTTTACTCAGGTCATCCCTTCGACTCACCCCAAGTAATTAACCGGCGCATAACGAGATTTGCATATTTCTGCCTCACTGTTCCCTTTAAGGACAAAGGACACTCGATTAACATTCTTCATCACGAGGGAAAATCGCAAATTCGCGATTTCACTCCCAATCCCAATATAAATTGCAACCGTATAAATTAATACCCCAAGTGAGAGActgacataatttttcaaagtcAAATAAGCGTACTTTGCTTAGGAGGTAATTGTCACTCTACCTGAACCTCCCCTGCTTTCGACCGTCAGAATTCCAAACGGCTCTCTTCGCACTTTATAAGAAGTTAATCCAAAGTCTGGCCATTTCGAACAAAGCTAAGGCACCGACAACTGAAAGACATTATCAAAAAAGAtacaaaatgcaaaatggCTCTCCAAATCCAACAGATTTATTACCGGGGAAAGTGCTTGGAACAAACAATAGTCGTACCTAGTATTTTCGACATCTGTATGtcagatttaaaatttgaagggaCTCCATGACTGGCAAAATGTCGCAACTTTATTAGGAACTGAAATTTTGTGGTAAAATGTTTGTGATTTTTCAATGTCGATCACTGTAAtaagcaaaagaaaaaaacgtgATAAAATTGGAGGAAATGGTCGGTAATGTTTTGAGCCGTTATATTCAATTTGGTGATTTGATGATTGTTTTGTGATTGTGATaatgttgaattttttcttGGTAAAGTTTTGATTGTTCGGACGTCATCAGTGGCGCCATCGTTGTTTTTTCTAGTAAAAGTAGAACACAACTTTTATAAAGTTAATCACGTAATGAGACTGCACAAGTAGCaagttcaatttaaaataatggtttcattacaacaataataaatcgCCAAGTTGGCTCTGTGCGTAACCATATTACATCACGTGACGCACCAACCTGATATTAGCCACCatgattaattttgttttcccaCATTTTGGTTTTATTATTGACGATTTCGATTAAACTACGCTGGACAAACTGGGCAGGTGTAGTTTTCCTAATTACCCCTTTCGCCTTAAGTTGTGTTGAACTTTGACACGTTTAGTAAAAGACGGCAGGTCTTTCGGCACCGTTACCCTATACAGAGTGTAGCAGTTTATCTAGTTTGGGTGATACAATTTTTTGCGAGTACGTCACCCCTAACCAGTCTGATGTTGCAAAGAGACAGCTGGTTGTACTACTGTTCCTACACTGATTTCTTCAAGCAGCTGATATCAGGTCTTGTTCCCGGTTAACATAAACCTATTGTGTGCCGACGTATTCGTTGTATCTTacaaatttcacatttataGCTCCCCTCCGTCGGCCCGAAAATCGTTGGCTCCTTCGGGACCTCAGCTCGATTCCTCTCAATGACTCAATCAGAGACCGCGGCCGATGCTGGCGCATCTCAAATTTTCAAAGCACGTTGTATATACCAATGTTGGTAACACTAGTGGTGTCCTTGACAGCCTCGTGAGAAACTGTCAAGTGCAACACGGCATTTCACTCGGAGAAAGTGAGGTGCTGttgttttattatgtatttaagaGTCATGTGTGATATTTGTTGGTAATAAACGGAAGGGGGTGTCGCGGTCTGCGAGCTCTCATTGGAGCGAGTCCACATCTGCCCTATGGCCGCACACATGGCGCCGTTTGACCCCCGCGAATATACTTACTATTGCTGTTACGCTCTGTGTATTGTTTCAAATAGGGTCATTTATATTTACATGAGCCAACCTTTGACTCCGCTACAGCGACCTCTGGCCGTTGGAACAATTCATTAATTGCCTAATTACTCGCGGCCTGTTCTGTCGACATTGTCGTTTATACTTAtgtttacataaaaataacgCTTACCCCATGCTAAGCTAAAAGCTTCACTCCTCACCACAAAAGCTACTTCTCTTTTTACAACTCAGAAAAAAGCTGGAACACAATTTATATGAGAAAATTTCTTCTCATACAAGTTATGCCGCAACGCAAATTGTCACATCCACTTTGCGGAAATGAAGTGTAAATGTTGAGTACTTAGGTTAGAATTTCTGAACCGTCTTGTCGTTATGATTacttaaacaaataattaactcatataataataaaagaagACTCGTTCAACAATAGTTCAAATGATatcactaaaaataatttaataggtttattataaaaattaaaaaggaaaaaacacTTCGTCCAACAGTATAGGCAATCACTAGTAAAGATGGCGACTAACAACCCCgcgttatttaaattcaagtcactaattaattttacattcgtaTGTTACCGATACCTAATTAATTACACACAAAAGGcgatcatttattttaaagcatTCATGACTTTATACGGCACCATTTATGAGCAGAAAAGTCCAAGACTTGGTCCCTGAGGAGTACCTACCGTTTCATATGTGAACAGTTTAATTAACGTCACTTGCTAATTTTGTAATGAGATATTTgacaaattaagaaaaattctaatgaatgaaacaatgaaaattctGTTTCCTCGTCTTTTGAGTTATTTGGAGGACCCAACTGTGTTCTTTTCATTCCTCGTGTGTTatattacgattttttttaagtaaatacATTTTGTTGTCAAGTAGGAAGAGGaagtaataaaagtgcatcTAGCGTACCGCAAGGTTCTGTTATAGATCCCCTGCTATATATACAAACCGTAAACTTGTATTATGTAACCGTGTTGTACACACATGAGTCGGTAATTATTAAAGATAACAGATGttagttttattttcgttATTAAACAAACGAAAGTCcttgttttgtatttatttacaacatACCTATTCGAATTATAAAACAATGAATAGAAGTGAAAAATTAGAGTGAAGTATTACGTTTTGAGATAGGCCACGTGACCGTTGAAAGTCCAAATATCAGAACGTTCCTGAAAGAATGTCATGTGTgtgtgttaaaaaataaataaagcttATTTAGCTTTCACCTTAAGCACGTTGTTAATTTACTCAGCGGTTAAATACATActtaagtaaattttaatacaGATGGAATTAAAACGAGAATAAATACCACGTGTTTTGGAATGTGTTTCCTGCTATCCTTGGTGAACATTTGCAAAAGCTTTTCCAAAATCAATTATGGGAGTACCACAGTGAAAAAATTAACATGaagtatatttatttttcattaaagtaTCGGTTAATGCACTCTAGAGGGTACGAAGGAGACACGTGCTAGCGGACAAGGGTTGGCCACCCTTGCTTGATTCGGTTCGTGATTTTCACTGGCGCTAAAATTAACGTCTCCTAGAAAATACGCGCCTTATTCATGTCAAGATAATTTACATAATGACTAGACCCAGGAATTTATGTCAGATCGTAAAAATCCAAATTGAGAAATTCAATCAGACCAAAACGAAATCGTTTTgcgtttatttgaaaaattcgcaGATTAATAGATGGCAAAAATAAAGAGATTCGATGCATTATAATCACATTCGTTAAGCCGGCTCCCGATGTAGTTCGTGATTCGTAATTCGTGGTGCGCCAATTCGCAAACCAACAGTGCGCAATACGCATTCGAGGTTCGCGATTCGGCAAGCGTTAGTTCGCGGTGACAGATCTGGCACAACTTTGCACGTACGAAGTCGATAACTTCATGAAGAATAAACTTGTAAAATTGTAGATAATGCATAAATTGCTAACGCGTGGACAGCCACTAATAGGAAATGCAAACATACAAAATATCGCACAGAAAAGTAGCAATAAAAAACAGATGTTGTTTCTGAATGCATTATTATATTTTAGACGTTTAATTTTTATCGTGAGCTACAATTTCATaacgagatttttttttttatttagattgTTGAATTTTCCGAATTCGAATGACGAACTGACGCATCCACAGTTCTCCAGAATACACTTTGAAATTCAAATACATAATCTGAAAGTTCTGTCTTACCCCCCTGTGTGAA
The sequence above is drawn from the Tenebrio molitor chromosome X, icTenMoli1.1, whole genome shotgun sequence genome and encodes:
- the LOC138139788 gene encoding M-phase inducer phosphatase-like, whose product is MWESMGTDLCEVCQCPPRSKRGESVFLDKENIPQTLSPSKNEDLSFYGSSSPPSTLCSGTSPNHCNHNIVTRRPLEDHDPNSRDSGYITNYNGEGGKFSSYASPSRGSFESASIGSMEDEYFEDFSDIEPLEDNLPQDFSKLISGPLSYQNKNKERTVVKSTSPKDLVIRPLFRRALSFQHDRTTPNSGRARSCLFKNSGDLRPFKRPEPPQEFDSPTNTKKLKVIDDEEEASVPTVVRPPLQRTISATEESIMCAVQRSSVEPDLIGDFSKTFCLPLTQGRHQDLKSITPATLAGLIRGEFNGNVASFKVIDCRYPYEYDGGHIAGAVNIYTKDQCAKLLKDVDGSSPEPRKRYNILVFHCEFSSERGPNLYRYLREQDRQLNQDAYPSLHYPEVYLLEGGYKNFFEQYSDLCVPIAYTEMLHPEHESELRYFRLKSKTWNADTRQRPQNRPNSKRLDCKYEF
- the VhaAC45 gene encoding V-type proton ATPase subunit S1: MAFHKFFLPLILAVLGTNCGECAEFVPVYMWGTNKMSEHVPALHKISEDSFKDTLLEYLKDDPYVLVFAEHTLSPEDFAQHDQNGETAFPKLYELKKQKQHVTYKPYVQNPIGAIKQLDKDVTELSIASLLSTSDVPKKNILIIDLNDAKDDEQRFHMLKRHDSDIVSIYKDILQQHKNVLVIYTAHHTSWVAPEEVTHRKLRSLLQEPAEDKEDTGIIFNKDNVLLYLTSNGEFSSRNDSKKINITKDFEVTVSGSDNYTVSVKHDSDDLEIEIVITFSNSTRYWYINSIATTYNRQKIVLKVSKDYFAPFGFSYHCGGFNLTNERRDISLLLPGFQIQPFVPNATFGDAYNCVGFTSVPIWSGLFVTFILLLIITFGLTMMMDIKTMDRFDDPKGKTITISATE